In Candidatus Contubernalis alkalaceticus, the following proteins share a genomic window:
- the tnpB gene encoding IS66 family insertion sequence element accessory protein TnpB (TnpB, as the term is used for proteins encoded by IS66 family insertion elements, is considered an accessory protein, since TnpC, encoded by a neighboring gene, is a DDE family transposase.): MFGDISKAEKIYIACGYTDMRKAIDGLAAIVQQNFQLNPFQNSLFLFCGRRRDRIKALYWEEDGFVLLYKRLENGKFQWPMNAEAVRSITNQELRWLLEGLSIDQPKAVKKVKIEGGF, encoded by the coding sequence ATGTTCGGTGATATCTCCAAAGCCGAGAAAATATATATTGCTTGTGGTTATACTGACATGAGAAAGGCAATTGATGGACTTGCTGCTATCGTCCAACAAAACTTTCAGTTAAATCCCTTTCAGAACAGTTTGTTTCTCTTCTGTGGCCGGCGCCGCGATCGAATCAAAGCACTCTACTGGGAAGAAGATGGATTCGTGCTCCTGTACAAGCGATTAGAAAACGGAAAGTTCCAGTGGCCAATGAACGCCGAAGCAGTTCGTTCTATTACAAATCAGGAGCTTCGGTGGCTCTTGGAGGGACTTTCCATTGACCAACCAAAGGCCGTAAAAAAAGTTAAGATAGAGGGTGGTTTTTAA
- the tnpA gene encoding IS66 family insertion sequence element accessory protein TnpA produces the protein MNTREVTRKYRLNQWTQIIRECRSSGQTVKVWCADHDINPKTYYYWLRKVREAACEAIPSLEENSSIVPVNIPANADGPVSESTSQIILRFGSVTLELRNNASTTLIENTLRALQNVR, from the coding sequence TTGAACACCAGGGAAGTTACTAGAAAGTACCGGCTGAATCAATGGACTCAAATTATCCGCGAATGTCGCAGCAGTGGACAAACCGTCAAGGTATGGTGCGCTGACCATGACATCAACCCAAAAACTTACTACTATTGGTTGCGGAAAGTACGTGAGGCGGCATGCGAAGCCATCCCATCTCTTGAAGAAAATAGTTCAATCGTACCAGTAAACATTCCAGCAAATGCAGACGGTCCAGTTTCAGAGTCGACTTCACAAATTATTCTGCGGTTTGGTTCTGTTACATTGGAGCTTCGCAACAATGCATCCACGACGTTAATCGAAAATACCTTAAGGGCACTACAAAATGTTCGGTGA
- a CDS encoding DUF4179 domain-containing protein, with translation MEKNFEKKINKILQEDSEIPKSVRTALDNTYSEIKKYGKKEKINMFWKKGIVAAVCILILGVLATNSSVIANIKGFLGFNDSGIERTVDEGLLQPIDSMVSNQNITISLDSYLYDSYKMAFIMTAKFEEADLLKGIDDVVLDFRVKNVDGIYIVENIPDTKPLKADNLPHIINAFSVHSYIDDTKPEVQFYFVIESIKGQIPKIENAVVEVETIRLFSSNNLLKEIDGQWDLALNEDGYLEREIVKYTAQKQSSDIEILSAVSTPTSFNVSFVLNTVIEGSGGLFQMKLISENGEEFEGQGFVMEENEGKTIITTNFRASAFHNSSKYTLRVFLIGPPEKQLLEDQTVELITH, from the coding sequence ATGGAAAAAAACTTTGAGAAAAAAATAAACAAAATTCTGCAGGAAGATAGCGAAATACCAAAAAGTGTTAGAACAGCACTTGACAATACTTATAGTGAAATAAAAAAATATGGAAAGAAGGAGAAGATAAACATGTTTTGGAAAAAAGGTATAGTTGCTGCTGTTTGTATTCTCATTCTAGGAGTGCTAGCAACAAATAGCTCAGTAATCGCAAACATTAAAGGTTTCTTAGGGTTTAATGATTCGGGCATTGAAAGAACAGTAGATGAAGGACTTCTACAGCCAATCGACAGTATGGTATCTAACCAAAACATAACTATTTCCCTTGATAGTTACCTTTACGATTCTTACAAAATGGCGTTTATTATGACTGCCAAATTTGAGGAGGCTGATCTGCTAAAAGGAATAGATGATGTGGTCTTAGACTTTAGAGTCAAAAATGTCGACGGTATATATATTGTTGAAAATATTCCAGATACAAAACCATTAAAAGCAGATAATCTACCTCATATCATCAATGCTTTTTCAGTGCATAGTTATATTGATGATACAAAACCGGAAGTTCAGTTTTATTTTGTAATCGAATCAATAAAAGGCCAAATTCCAAAAATTGAGAATGCAGTCGTTGAAGTAGAAACCATTAGACTTTTCTCCTCAAACAATTTATTAAAAGAAATTGACGGTCAATGGGATTTAGCACTAAATGAAGACGGTTACCTTGAAAGAGAGATCGTTAAATATACTGCACAAAAGCAATCTTCAGATATAGAGATTCTGTCTGCCGTATCAACTCCCACCTCTTTTAATGTCAGCTTTGTTCTTAACACAGTAATTGAAGGTTCGGGAGGTTTGTTTCAAATGAAGCTCATTAGCGAAAATGGAGAGGAATTTGAAGGACAGGGCTTTGTGATGGAAGAAAATGAGGGTAAAACTATCATCACTACAAACTTTCGAGCTAGTGCTTTTCATAATTCAAGTAAATATACATTACGAGTATTCTTGATTGGCCCTCCTGAAAAACAGCTCCTGGAAGACCAAACAGTCGAATTAATTACACATTAG
- a CDS encoding RNA polymerase sigma factor has protein sequence MANIADQLSILVKKAKKGDGEAFVKAIKLYEGVLYGVAKRLLDCDEDIADAMQEAIMKAFENINTLQNEQYFKTWVCKILINKCNEILRKNKKLICVDEVLPNKVSGNEFLRIELNDAINSLNHDYKLVVILYYIVGLNTREIGNFLKEPEGTVKSRLSRARATLKKKYYSEEGCSEYGKKL, from the coding sequence GTGGCTAATATTGCGGATCAACTAAGCATTCTAGTAAAAAAAGCAAAAAAGGGCGATGGAGAGGCCTTTGTTAAAGCCATAAAACTGTATGAGGGTGTTTTATACGGCGTTGCAAAAAGGCTTCTAGATTGTGATGAAGATATTGCCGACGCAATGCAAGAAGCAATAATGAAAGCGTTTGAAAACATCAATACCCTGCAAAATGAACAGTACTTTAAAACGTGGGTCTGCAAAATCTTAATTAATAAGTGCAACGAGATCTTGCGTAAGAACAAAAAGCTTATATGTGTTGATGAAGTTCTACCCAATAAAGTTAGTGGCAATGAATTTCTCCGGATTGAATTAAACGATGCCATCAATAGTTTAAATCATGATTATAAATTAGTAGTTATTCTGTATTACATAGTTGGACTAAACACAAGAGAAATTGGGAATTTTTTAAAGGAGCCTGAAGGAACCGTAAAATCTAGACTTTCAAGGGCAAGAGCAACCTTAAAAAAGAAGTATTACAGTGAGGAGGGGTGTTCTGAGTATGGAAAAAAACTTTGA
- a CDS encoding carcinine hydrolase/isopenicillin-N N-acyltransferase family protein produces MADASEEIFGLESIHNDREVLKPRDNIIVHTNHYLTERLKTGDMAAQIFPDSFKRIERIRYLMDEHYDKITPKVMIDILSDHENYPYSICRHVDSSVPPQYQSSTLASFIMVPEDGVMYAAAGNPCSFQFAEYMI; encoded by the coding sequence CTGGCAGATGCCAGTGAGGAAATATTTGGGCTGGAAAGCATACATAACGACCGGGAGGTCCTAAAACCCCGCGACAATATTATTGTCCATACCAATCATTATCTTACTGAACGGCTTAAAACGGGAGATATGGCAGCTCAAATTTTCCCTGACAGTTTTAAACGTATAGAAAGAATAAGATATTTAATGGATGAGCATTATGATAAGATAACCCCTAAAGTTATGATAGATATACTTTCCGACCACGAAAACTATCCTTATTCCATCTGTCGTCATGTAGACAGTTCTGTGCCACCTCAGTATCAATCTTCTACCCTGGCTTCTTTTATAATGGTTCCTGAAGACGGCGTAATGTATGCAGCGGCCGGGAACCCCTGCAGTTTCCAGTTCGCTGAGTATATGATTTAA
- a CDS encoding addiction module protein, with protein MSVDEILKQALKLKPEERFILVEGLIKSIDEPDKKIDDLWIEESEKRLKAYREGKLEAFPMEEIFKEEL; from the coding sequence ATGAGTGTTGATGAAATACTAAAGCAAGCACTTAAGCTGAAACCTGAAGAGAGGTTTATACTTGTGGAAGGTTTGATTAAGAGTATTGATGAGCCAGATAAGAAGATCGATGATTTATGGATAGAGGAATCAGAAAAAAGGCTTAAAGCGTATAGAGAAGGAAAATTAGAAGCTTTCCCTATGGAAGAGATATTTAAGGAAGAGTTATGA
- a CDS encoding 5-methylcytosine-specific restriction endonuclease subunit McrB, with amino-acid sequence MNTADRSIALLDVALRRRFGFVELMPDYSLFQGVSFEGMPLGEWLKELNKRICENIGQDARNLQIGHSYFLEKEKAVTSADRFGMIVKEDVIPLIEEYCYGDYGTMSKILGSGIVDVKHQMIN; translated from the coding sequence ATGAACACGGCAGATCGTTCTATTGCACTGCTGGATGTTGCACTCAGGCGTCGGTTTGGTTTTGTTGAATTAATGCCGGATTACAGCCTGTTTCAAGGCGTATCTTTTGAGGGGATGCCCCTTGGAGAATGGCTTAAAGAACTTAACAAGCGCATATGTGAAAACATAGGACAGGACGCTCGCAACTTACAGATTGGACATTCTTATTTCCTTGAAAAAGAGAAGGCTGTCACCAGTGCTGATAGATTCGGAATGATAGTAAAAGAGGATGTTATTCCGCTGATTGAAGAGTATTGCTATGGAGATTATGGTACAATGTCAAAAATTCTTGGAAGCGGCATTGTTGACGTAAAACATCAGATGATAAACTAG
- a CDS encoding AAA family ATPase, whose translation MSKGMKQKLGIITAFMHDPEVYILDEPTSGLDPLMQRYFIDLIMEEKSRGKTILMSSHNFGEIDRTNDRAGIIREGRLVDVEDVHSLKASQRKAFLVTVASLEDVKQLQNSGLDLGSITDNHVEVYVSSNYDRFIETLAKCKVLEMNIPSQSLEQVFMKYYGQGVQ comes from the coding sequence ATGTCTAAAGGTATGAAGCAGAAACTGGGCATTATCACAGCTTTCATGCACGACCCTGAAGTCTATATTTTGGATGAACCCACCAGCGGCCTTGACCCGCTGATGCAGCGCTATTTCATAGATTTAATTATGGAGGAAAAGTCCCGGGGGAAAACCATCTTGATGTCTTCCCATAACTTTGGGGAAATTGACCGTACCAATGACCGGGCCGGGATCATACGGGAGGGCCGGCTTGTAGATGTGGAAGACGTACATTCCCTGAAGGCATCACAACGCAAGGCTTTTTTAGTAACCGTTGCCTCTTTAGAAGATGTTAAGCAGCTTCAAAACAGCGGACTGGATCTTGGAAGTATAACGGACAATCATGTTGAAGTCTATGTAAGTTCTAATTATGACCGCTTTATTGAAACGCTGGCTAAATGCAAAGTGCTGGAGATGAATATCCCATCACAAAGCCTGGAACAGGTGTTTATGAAATATTATGGACAGGGGGTACAGTAA
- a CDS encoding RNA polymerase sigma factor, with translation MQSSLLRTNEELSQIYNRHVKTVYRVCAVYMKNRHDTEDMVQNTFIRLMKDKTHFESEEHEKAWLIRTATNLCKDFFKNWWRKIVNIDTMAEVAADEPFADDDTLKKVMELPPKYKTIVYLYYYEGYRTKEIAKMLNINESTIRSQLATGRKILKIDLESDLK, from the coding sequence GTGCAGAGTTCTTTATTGCGTACGAATGAAGAACTGTCACAGATATATAATCGCCATGTAAAAACTGTGTATCGCGTTTGTGCCGTGTATATGAAAAACCGGCACGATACCGAGGATATGGTGCAAAACACCTTTATTAGGCTTATGAAAGATAAAACACATTTTGAAAGCGAAGAACACGAAAAAGCATGGTTAATTAGGACTGCCACTAATCTTTGCAAAGATTTTTTTAAAAACTGGTGGAGGAAAATCGTAAACATAGATACCATGGCAGAAGTGGCAGCAGACGAGCCTTTTGCTGATGATGATACTTTAAAAAAAGTGATGGAACTTCCCCCCAAATACAAGACAATAGTTTACTTGTATTATTACGAGGGTTACCGCACAAAAGAAATAGCTAAGATGCTAAATATAAATGAATCTACAATTAGAAGTCAATTGGCAACCGGAAGAAAAATATTAAAAATCGACCTGGAGAGTGATTTAAAATGA
- a CDS encoding permease prefix domain 1-containing protein — MLDKSLVWYASYGSNLCRDRFLCYIQGGTPQGSNAYECGCRDRTLPAEDKHLFIEHPLYFAGYSRRWGGGVAFIGSREDKHVNPKSSTLVRMYLIKQEQFGDVVAQENSVSFPVIIPWEQVVEEGKKDLIDSLYGRVVHLGEREGFPIFTFTTARKFEGYTAPSESYLKMLIKFPFDRDDIKSELESHILDKIEFYTDQGYDEAQAEELSVRDMGDAVVIGAELNKQHNPIIGWV, encoded by the coding sequence ATGTTAGATAAATCACTTGTTTGGTATGCCAGTTATGGTTCGAACTTATGCCGGGACCGTTTTTTATGTTATATACAGGGTGGAACCCCTCAAGGGTCGAATGCTTACGAATGTGGGTGCCGGGACAGAACCCTGCCTGCAGAAGATAAGCACCTTTTCATAGAGCATCCCCTGTACTTTGCGGGATATTCTCGCAGGTGGGGAGGCGGTGTTGCCTTCATTGGCAGTCGGGAAGACAAACATGTCAACCCCAAAAGCTCAACCCTGGTAAGAATGTACCTTATAAAACAGGAACAGTTTGGTGACGTGGTAGCCCAGGAGAACAGTGTTAGTTTCCCTGTTATAATTCCCTGGGAACAGGTAGTGGAAGAGGGAAAAAAGGACTTAATAGATTCATTATACGGCAGAGTTGTTCACTTGGGGGAAAGGGAAGGGTTCCCTATATTTACCTTTACTACTGCAAGGAAATTTGAAGGATATACAGCTCCCTCGGAAAGCTATTTAAAAATGCTGATAAAATTTCCTTTTGACAGAGATGATATTAAATCTGAGCTTGAAAGTCACATATTGGATAAAATAGAATTTTATACTGATCAGGGATATGATGAAGCCCAGGCGGAAGAGTTATCTGTAAGGGATATGGGTGATGCTGTGGTAATTGGTGCTGAACTTAATAAACAGCACAACCCTATAATTGGCTGGGTATAG
- a CDS encoding plasmid pRiA4b ORF-3 family protein: MQICLTKKLQSELGVAVENGSEDNDFFCWSANLITVNRRKTVVVVNDSNRFGFVLQGLKAKDFKIFRELVTEGIKKCLRDEKIKEETIERYIQSAGDPVFTKTRGRSYVARLNKACEYAGYFGDLFDPDIPYQKRVSDKMNNDYITVREKKEYEHPHILLLNDFEKFAGDPVISCEAVDLMVKLNLNSSTAWRRIVTPVDITFNQLHEILQVAFDWNSSHLYNFRITDESGQCVVEVVSEYEDMDGSFQDCETLLDYDVSLRDYLGEQYKIVYLYDYGDNWEHEIKEQRVIAGHDNNYPVCIMGEGNAPPEDVGGVHGYEEFLKIIADPQHEEHKSTLTWARSQWHRDFDIDIVNRRLRIVLRQ, from the coding sequence ATGCAAATATGTCTGACAAAAAAGCTGCAGAGTGAACTGGGAGTTGCTGTTGAAAACGGGTCTGAAGACAATGACTTTTTTTGCTGGAGTGCAAATCTGATTACCGTTAACAGAAGAAAGACTGTTGTTGTGGTGAATGACAGCAACAGGTTCGGTTTTGTGCTGCAGGGTTTAAAGGCAAAGGATTTTAAGATTTTCCGTGAGTTGGTGACTGAAGGGATTAAAAAGTGTCTGCGGGATGAAAAGATTAAGGAAGAAACCATTGAAAGATATATTCAGTCTGCCGGGGATCCGGTATTTACAAAGACCAGGGGCCGCAGTTATGTTGCACGGCTTAACAAGGCCTGTGAATATGCAGGATATTTTGGTGATCTGTTTGACCCGGATATTCCTTATCAGAAGAGGGTTTCAGATAAGATGAATAATGACTATATAACAGTGCGCGAAAAGAAAGAATATGAACATCCGCACATCCTCTTGCTTAATGATTTTGAGAAATTTGCAGGTGATCCGGTTATCAGTTGTGAGGCGGTTGATTTAATGGTTAAGCTTAATCTAAACAGCAGTACGGCATGGCGAAGAATTGTTACCCCGGTGGATATTACTTTTAACCAACTGCATGAAATATTGCAGGTTGCTTTTGACTGGAACAGTTCTCACCTGTATAATTTCAGAATCACTGATGAGTCGGGGCAGTGTGTTGTCGAGGTAGTCAGCGAATATGAGGATATGGATGGATCATTCCAGGATTGTGAGACGCTTTTGGATTATGATGTAAGCTTGAGAGACTATCTCGGGGAGCAGTATAAAATAGTTTATCTGTATGATTACGGTGACAATTGGGAGCATGAAATAAAAGAACAGCGGGTTATTGCCGGCCATGACAATAATTATCCTGTCTGCATTATGGGTGAGGGCAATGCCCCTCCTGAAGATGTGGGTGGTGTGCATGGTTATGAGGAGTTTTTAAAGATTATAGCTGATCCACAGCATGAAGAACATAAAAGCACCCTTACATGGGCCAGAAGTCAGTGGCACAGGGATTTTGATATAGATATTGTAAATAGAAGGCTAAGAATTGTCCTGAGACAATAG
- a CDS encoding M78 family metallopeptidase domain-containing protein has protein sequence MEKEADMFASYYLAPYEALKECKNQIDNDCVSSFLWVKEENLLLKLYPGRIVLPHEVFD, from the coding sequence ATGGAAAAAGAAGCTGATATGTTTGCCTCTTATTATTTGGCTCCCTATGAGGCATTGAAAGAATGTAAGAATCAAATTGATAATGACTGTGTCTCTTCTTTTCTTTGGGTTAAAGAAGAGAACCTTTTATTAAAACTTTATCCAGGGAGAATAGTATTGCCTCATGAAGTCTTCGATTAA